From the Desulfobacterales bacterium genome, one window contains:
- the glyQ gene encoding glycine--tRNA ligase subunit alpha has protein sequence MYFQDVILSLQKFWAQKGCVLVQPYDMEVGAGTFHPATLLKALGPEPWKVAYVQPSRRPTDGRYGENPNRLQHYYQFQVLLKPSPIDVQQQYLESLKVLGIDPLDHDIRFVEDDWESPTLGASGLGWEVWLDGMEITQFTYFQHAGSVELQPIPVELTYGLERISMYLQGVDNVYDLQWNEYLHYGDIHHQQEVEQSTYNFEKADVNMLFDLFNQYEAEAKRSVENSLVLPTYEYCLKCSHTFNLLDARGAISVTERTGYIARIRNLARAGAEVYLKQREALGYPLMGKYK, from the coding sequence ATGTATTTTCAAGATGTGATACTATCATTGCAGAAATTCTGGGCACAAAAGGGATGTGTATTGGTTCAACCCTATGACATGGAGGTTGGAGCCGGAACCTTTCATCCCGCGACCCTGTTGAAAGCGCTTGGACCCGAGCCGTGGAAGGTTGCCTATGTTCAACCTTCCCGACGGCCGACCGATGGCCGGTACGGTGAAAATCCGAACCGGCTGCAGCATTATTATCAGTTTCAGGTGCTATTGAAACCGTCTCCGATCGATGTGCAGCAACAATATCTTGAAAGTTTGAAAGTGCTGGGGATCGATCCGCTGGATCATGATATCCGTTTTGTCGAGGATGACTGGGAATCACCCACGCTGGGAGCCTCCGGTCTGGGCTGGGAGGTCTGGCTGGATGGAATGGAAATTACACAGTTTACGTATTTCCAGCATGCCGGCAGTGTCGAGCTGCAGCCGATTCCCGTGGAGCTTACCTATGGGCTGGAGCGTATCAGCATGTACCTGCAGGGGGTCGACAACGTATATGACCTTCAGTGGAACGAGTATCTGCACTACGGTGATATTCATCATCAGCAGGAGGTGGAACAGTCGACGTATAATTTCGAAAAGGCGGATGTGAATATGCTCTTTGACCTTTTCAACCAGTATGAGGCAGAAGCTAAAAGGAGTGTTGAAAACTCGCTGGTGCTGCCGACTTATGAATATTGCCTGAAATGTTCCCATACGTTTAATCTGCTGGATGCCCGCGGCGCCATCAGCGTGACGGAGCGAACCGGCTATATCGCCCGGATCAGAAATCTTGCCAGGGCCGGTGCCGAAGTCTATCTGAAACAGCGTGAAGCCCTGGGATATCCACTGATGGGTAAATATAAATAG